The DNA region GTGACCCGATGCCACGCTACCCAGAAGAGTTACAGCTTCTGCCAACTCCTGCCCTGAATCGCACCTGGTTAAACTTCCCAAGACAAACTCAGTATCCTGCTTGTTCGTTGGGCGACCGCGAAGCCTCACAAAAAATGAACCGTAGAACGAAGCAGCAAGCTTTTAGTCAGCGATCGCAAGCCAAAGTTTTTTCTTGATTTTCCTTTAAATAATTAATAGCTGAGATTTCTACTATTTTTAAATGTTGAGAATTGCAGAAATTGCAGCACATAAAACTTAACAGAATAGAAGCGACTAGCCCGGAATTCAGCGTCAATTAGGCTGATCTTGGCGTGGTAAACTTAACCCTAAATCCTAACGCACCAGCCCAACTCACGGTTAAAGGTAAGCTCAGCGCTAGGAGTGCAGAATCATTCTGTACAGTAAGTTGTAGCCATTGCATGCGCCATCTCTGACCTCAACAGTGCCGCCCAGTTTTTGGCAGCTAGAACAACTCACTTCTAATGACAAGTTGACGCAGGTCAAGCATAGCAAACACCTATAGGAACCACTTAGGAGAGTCATTTCATGCGGGACGCAGTGACAAGCCTGATTAGAAACTATGACATTACGGGCCGATATCTCGATAGAGATGCCCTTGACTCACTGAAGTCCTACTTTGGCAGTGGGACCGCAAGAGTTCAAGCAGCCGCAGTCATCAATGCGAACGCTGCTACCATCGTCAAGCAGGCAGGGTCACGTCTGTTTGACGAACTCCCAGAACTCATTCGTCCTGGTGGCAATGCCTATACCACCCGTCGTTATGCAGCTTGTCTGCGCGATATGGACTACTACCTACGCTATGCCAGCTATGCTCTGGTAGCAGGAGACATGGATGTACTAGATGAGCGAGTGTTGGAAGGTCTGCGAGAAACTTACAACTCTCTAGGCGTTCCCATTGGCCCTACGGTGCGCGGCATCCAACTGATGAAAGACATTGTCAAAGAGCAAGCTGTAGCGGCTGGTGTGGCTGATACAGCCTTTGTAGATCAACCTTTTGATTACATGACTCGCGAACTCAGCGAACAAGACGTTTAATCGCTCAGTCCACCCTGCTTTGGGACATCTTTAGGTTCAAGTTTGATTTAGATAGGGGTAGGTTTGGTAGCAAAATTTGCGTAACTGCAAAAATTGTTGCTGAGCTTACCCCTTCAGCTTGATACCTAGCTAAACTACAAGAGCATACTGCTAGAGATTTTGAGCGTCTAACTCCGCTTCCGGTTCTAGAACCCAAACCACTTCGCCTTTAGCGGTGCTGGTGATGGCAGTTTGGTCACCTCTGCGAGCGAGTCTAGCTGCCACTTCCAACGCCTGCGCTCGATCTTTGACAACTTTGAAAAAGCTGTAATACTGGCCTTCAACGGCGATCGCTGATAAGCGATGGTCTAGATCAGGAACTCGGATATGACAAGGGCGATATTGGCTCCGAGATTCTAAGATTTTTGCTACCCCTACGCTTTTAGGCTGGGTAGTTGCTGAAGCAGGCTGAGCTGGCAAATCCAGGTAAGCATCTCGCTCTAGCACCCAAATCGCATCACCTCTAACGGTGGCAGTAATAATCGTTTCTTCACCCTTGTTAGCCAGTCGATTGGCAATTTCTAGGGCTTGCTGCCGCTCTTTGACTAGCTTCATCAGACTGTAGTACTTTCCATCCACACGAATCGCCACAATGCGATCGTCTAGATCAGGCACGCGGATATGGCAAGGCTGATACTGAGTTCGAGACTGTAAAATGCGAGGAGGATTCACGGTCGTCTGCGAAGAACCTTCGGATGGCATAGTGGAAGATGATAGAGCCCCAAAGGCTTTATTTTATAGATGTTTCCTCATTCTAATTTTTTTAGTGCAGTTCCTTGGCCAAGCAACGACTCGATACCCTACTCGTAGACCTAGAACTCTGTGACTCTCGCCAACAGGCCCAGCGTCTAATTCGAGCCGGAGAAGTCATGGTGAACCAGCAGGTCATCGATAAACCGGGTACCGAGATTGATCCAGCGGCCCAGATTACGGTAAAACAGCGATCGCCCTACGTCTCTAGAGGTGGCGAGAAACTAGCCAGAGCCTTAGAAGCTTTTCCCATCGAAATTACTGGACGCATTTGCTTAGACGGGGGCATTTCCACGGGGGGCTTTACTGATTGTCTGTTGCAGTCAGGAGCCCAGAAAGTTTACGGCGTAGATGTGGGCTATGGGCAAGTTGCTTGGACTCTCCGCCAAGACCCCCGTGTCGTTTTACGAGAGCGTACCAACCTGCGGCACTTAAAACCAGAAGAGCTTTACGAACAAGGAAAGCCCGATGCGGATCTGGGAGTCGCCGACGTTTCCTTTATTTCTCTCACAAAAGTCTTACCCGCCCTGTGGCAATTGCTCAAAGAACCACGGGAAGTCATTTTGCTCGTAAAACCACAATTTGAAGTCGGGCGATCGCGCGTCGGCAAGAACGGCGTAGTCCGCGACCCCAAAGACCAAGCAGAAGCGATCGCCCAAGTCATCCAAGCCGCTCAAGCCCTTGGTTGGCACTACCAAGACCTAACCTGGTCTCCCCTGCAAGGCCCCGCCGGAAACATTGAATACCTGCTTTGGCTAAGCATGAATAGCAACACCTCCACACCGGATTTAGCTGCGATCGTTCAGATTACGCAATCGGCGCAGAAAGCACTGGCTGGAAGGGAGGGATGAAGGAGAAATGAACTTCCCTAGATACACGTGTGAGAGAACACACTTTACAGGTTCACGGAAACGTTGATTAAGAAGCAGTGGCGAGATTGCCTCGTTGCAAAATCACCATGCCTGAACCGACGACAGGGGTACGGGCAATTAGTTTGCCTTCGGTATCAGTAATTTCTAGCTTGGTAAAGTCTAGGGTTTTGGCCTTGGCTAGCACTTCACTGGCTAACTGGTCTTGCTGATTGATTGGCAGATTGTACCAGCGATCGCTCAGCGCCACCGTGAGGCGATTGCCGACTAAGTTAGTTTTGACCGACTGCACCAAATCCGCAGTGTACTGATTGGTGACTTCAGACACTTTGGCTTGAATTGAAGCCAGGATTTGTTCTTGAGGAGATAAGACAGGGGCGGGAGGCTCGCTCGGTTCGGGTGCCGTCACCGCGATTGGCTCTGGCGGTTCAGGAGCAACGAGATCTAAAGGTATTTCTGGGGCTTCAGCGATCGCAGGTACTTCTGGTTCCACCAAAATGGGTGCAGGGACAGGAGCGGTTTCCTCAGGTGGGGCGATCGCCACGGGAATTTCGGCTTCCGGAGCACTGAGTTCTGGTGGAGCGGTGAGTTCTGCTGGCGGCACCCGCTGGGAAAGTGGCACTCTGGCGACTTCCGGTGCCTTGGGCTTGCTAGGAGAGAGGATTGAATTCGTCGTTAGAACCAGAAACACAACTGTCGCGATCGCCAAGTTTGTCAGGGCGCGATCAGACAGTTTTTCGTTTAGAGAAGCGGGCAGGCGGTGGCGAATTTGGGGCAGGGTTTTTGTCCACCAAGCTTGCAACCGTGTAAGTTGAGGCTGGATTTTTTCTAGGGCTGTCGTCGCCCAGGTTTGGAGCTTGGTTAAAAAAGGACGCGATCGCTCTAGGAGTTCCGAAGCATTGAATTGAGCCGCTGACTTGGTTCCGGTTCTAGAGGAAGTTTCCTGAGTTGTAGCCGCGCCTGATGTAGATTTCTCTGGAGCGTCGGTCTCCAGTTTTTCGGCTGCCGTTTCTAAACCTCGAATTGTGAAGCGCAACGCTTTGGCACTTTGCGTTTTCAATGCAGGTTTGACCTGCTCCCATTTTTGCTGCAAGGTCTGGGTGATCTGTTGCAAACTAGTCCCACCCGTTCCACTTGCGCTGGTGGGGGTCGATCGGTTGGGAGTCGGGGGGACAGGTGATGATGGTTGGTTTGGCTGCTCCTCTGACATGACATCTCCCTCTAAGGCTACGCAAACCGCAGGAAACGCGGTAAATTCTTACGGGTGTTACCACAAAGCCTATCATTTTCTCCCCAACAACCGATATTCTCCTAACGCTGTCGCTCTATCCCTCCACACAACTATGAGCCTGAATCGCCGTCAATTTCTGGTTTTGAGCGGTTTAACAGGTGGTTTTGGTCTTGCTGTGCTGATGCAACGAACCTTTGCCGAATCAGTCGTAAAGCAGCCTGCTAGCCAACCGTCTCTGGGGCAAGTTCCCACCAAACAAACCGCTCAGCTCCAAAGTGCCAACCCACAAGTGGGAAAAGCGATCGCGCCTAAAGGCATGTTTGCCCCTGCTAGAGGCGATGTGCGGATTGCGGTGATTAGCGACCTGAATAGCCAGTATGGCTCCACCACCTACGAAGCCGAGGTAGACAAAGCGATCGCGCGGATTCCTGCTTGGCAACCCGATTTGGTGCTTTGCGGCGGTGACATGGTAGCAGGGCAATCTCAAGCGCTGTCGGATGCTGAGGTGAAAGCAATGTGGGCTGCCTTCGATCGCCATATTGGGGCACCGCTCCGCCAAGCTAAACTGCCTTATGGCTTCACAGTTGGCAACCACGATGCTTCTGCTGCTTTGTCTGCCAATGGCACATTTAGTTTCCAGCGCGATCGCAATCTAGCAGCGGCTCATTGGAATAACCCCAAGCACAATCCGAGTTTGCAATTTGTCGATCGTGCTAAATTCCCCTTCTACTACACGTTTCAGCAAAACGGCATCTTTTATTTAGTCTGGGATGCTTCTAGTGCCACGATTCGAGCAGATCAGTTGGCTTGGGTTGAGAAAAGCTT from Trichocoleus desertorum ATA4-8-CV12 includes:
- a CDS encoding TlyA family RNA methyltransferase is translated as MAKQRLDTLLVDLELCDSRQQAQRLIRAGEVMVNQQVIDKPGTEIDPAAQITVKQRSPYVSRGGEKLARALEAFPIEITGRICLDGGISTGGFTDCLLQSGAQKVYGVDVGYGQVAWTLRQDPRVVLRERTNLRHLKPEELYEQGKPDADLGVADVSFISLTKVLPALWQLLKEPREVILLVKPQFEVGRSRVGKNGVVRDPKDQAEAIAQVIQAAQALGWHYQDLTWSPLQGPAGNIEYLLWLSMNSNTSTPDLAAIVQITQSAQKALAGREG
- the apcB gene encoding allophycocyanin subunit beta, producing the protein MRDAVTSLIRNYDITGRYLDRDALDSLKSYFGSGTARVQAAAVINANAATIVKQAGSRLFDELPELIRPGGNAYTTRRYAACLRDMDYYLRYASYALVAGDMDVLDERVLEGLRETYNSLGVPIGPTVRGIQLMKDIVKEQAVAAGVADTAFVDQPFDYMTRELSEQDV
- a CDS encoding metallophosphoesterase, with the protein product MSLNRRQFLVLSGLTGGFGLAVLMQRTFAESVVKQPASQPSLGQVPTKQTAQLQSANPQVGKAIAPKGMFAPARGDVRIAVISDLNSQYGSTTYEAEVDKAIARIPAWQPDLVLCGGDMVAGQSQALSDAEVKAMWAAFDRHIGAPLRQAKLPYGFTVGNHDASAALSANGTFSFQRDRNLAAAHWNNPKHNPSLQFVDRAKFPFYYTFQQNGIFYLVWDASSATIRADQLAWVEKSLASPAAQNAKLRIAIGHLPLYAVAVRRDRLGEILDQPDKLRSLLEKYRVHTYISGHHHAYFPGYRGKLELLHAGAIGAGPRRLLNSDRSPQKTLTIVDVKLGSASTTYTTYDMTTLQLVRQQDLPRLIVGPNGWVLRRDVKEADLTAEERSQI